From Oscillospiraceae bacterium, the proteins below share one genomic window:
- the mobC gene encoding plasmid mobilization relaxosome protein MobC, with the protein MQNNKSAKRPICLKVRVSAEEKELISKKMAAFGTINRESYMRKILIDGYVIRVEFRQVQKLLHLLGNVSNNINQIARKVNQTGNIHAEDIHKIREEMESFYPELRKAIAELCSTKF; encoded by the coding sequence ATGCAAAACAATAAATCGGCTAAGCGACCAATCTGTCTGAAAGTGCGAGTATCTGCGGAAGAAAAGGAGTTGATTTCAAAGAAAATGGCGGCGTTCGGAACAATAAATCGCGAGTCATATATGCGTAAAATATTGATTGACGGTTATGTCATCCGGGTAGAGTTTCGGCAGGTGCAAAAGCTGTTGCATTTGCTTGGAAATGTAAGCAATAACATCAATCAAATTGCCCGAAAAGTCAACCAAACAGGAAATATTCATGCAGAGGATATTCATAAAATACGAGAGGAAATGGAATCGTTTTACCCTGAACTTCGTAAAGCAATCGCCGAGCTGTGTAGCACGAAATTTTAA
- a CDS encoding helicase RepA family protein, whose translation MNQTNLQTVSMHELYDTVYTVNPPLVEGLLYPGTYLFVGAPKLGKSFFMAQLAYHISTGVPLWDYPVSKGEVLYLALEDDHRRLQKRLFQMFGTDNADNLHFAVAAKSVGNGLYEQLDDFIKQHSDTRLIIIDTLQKIRELSNDGASYGGDYEVISKLKDFAGQHGICLILVHHTRKARGGDKFDMISGTNGLLGAADGAFLLQKQQRTSNEATLDISGRDQQDQRINLIRNPEKLLWEFVDAETELWKDPPDPVLAAVAGIISAETPQWSGTPTELADKIGVDIKANTLSMRLNVNAARLQNEYGIIYENSRNHTGRQIKLLLGDTTDTATIKLWRKLCKTINRLSDQSV comes from the coding sequence ATGAACCAAACCAACCTACAAACCGTATCAATGCACGAGTTGTATGACACGGTTTATACCGTCAATCCGCCGTTAGTCGAGGGATTGCTCTACCCCGGCACTTACTTGTTCGTTGGCGCGCCAAAGCTCGGCAAGTCGTTCTTTATGGCACAGCTCGCTTATCACATCAGCACGGGCGTGCCGTTATGGGATTATCCTGTTTCAAAGGGGGAGGTGTTATACCTTGCCCTTGAAGACGACCACAGGCGATTGCAAAAGCGACTGTTTCAGATGTTTGGCACGGATAATGCGGATAATCTACATTTCGCAGTGGCGGCTAAAAGCGTTGGCAACGGATTGTACGAGCAGTTAGATGATTTTATTAAACAACACTCTGACACGAGGCTAATTATCATCGACACGCTTCAAAAAATCCGTGAGTTAAGCAATGACGGCGCAAGTTATGGCGGCGATTATGAAGTCATATCCAAGCTGAAAGACTTTGCCGGGCAACACGGCATTTGTCTGATACTCGTGCATCACACTCGCAAGGCACGCGGTGGTGATAAATTCGATATGATTTCCGGTACAAACGGCTTGCTCGGAGCCGCCGACGGAGCGTTTCTGCTACAAAAGCAACAACGGACAAGCAACGAGGCAACGCTTGACATTTCGGGTCGTGACCAACAAGACCAGCGCATCAATCTCATCAGAAATCCCGAAAAATTGCTGTGGGAGTTTGTAGATGCCGAAACAGAATTGTGGAAAGATCCACCCGACCCAGTGCTTGCTGCCGTGGCAGGAATTATCTCCGCTGAAACGCCACAATGGAGCGGAACGCCAACGGAGCTTGCGGACAAAATCGGCGTTGATATTAAAGCAAACACGCTGTCTATGCGATTAAATGTCAACGCTGCTCGGTTGCAAAATGAGTACGGCATAATCTACGAAAACAGCCGCAACCACACAGGGCGGCAAATTAAACTGTTGCTCGGCGACACGACCGACACGGCAACAATAAAACTATGGAGGAAGTTATGCAAAACAATAAATCGGCTAAGCGACCAATCTGTCTGA